CGCAATGAAGCACAATCAATGTGCTCCTGTGCTTGGTGGTATTTTGCGCAACGTTAATATGACCAACGAAAGCGTCGCAAGGAGGAAAACCGAAGCCAACATTCCTAGACCTCGGTTCAGCATTTATTTGTTGTCGTACGATTGTCGATTGGTTTTCGTGAGCCACAAACAAAATGCATCCAAAACGTGCCGACCAGTTCGGGAGGCAACCTTGAAAACCAAATAACGCATAAAAAGACATTCCCCCCACAAAACGCCGGTTTCGTGGTGAACGAACTGCAGTGAATGCACTCAGTTGCAACGGCACTCACCACTGCGAATGGtaaaccgaacaaaacaaccaaactaGTCCACCGCGAAACGGCATCACTGGACGCCGCTTTGACGCCGTTATTGCGGGATAAAGTGTCCTGTACACGAAACAAaccggtttgtttatttttgcccgttttccccttttgtttttcccaccGCCAATGCAGAAATTAATCTTCCAAGAAGGGTCGGAAATATTCAACCTGTGGCGCACGCCGCCCGTCGATCTGTACATCAAGATCTATCTCTTTAACGTCACCAACGCGGAAGACTTTATGGCGGGCCGGGCCGAAAAGATGCAGATCGAGGAAGTTGGCCCGTACGTTTACAGGTGAGTTTCAAGGATGCGGAAGTAAGAGaagacaattaaaaaaaacacatgcaacGATCGTACACGTTTTGTTCGCTTCCCCCATTGTTTGTCCCCACAATAGGGAGCTGATGTCGCACGACAACATTACGTTCAACGAGAATGGAACGCTTTCGACGCGGCCGCACCATCCGCTGATCTTTCAGAAGGGTTTGTCCGGTAATTTGCGAGAGGATGATGTGTTTATGATGCCAAACATTGCACTGCTGGTAAGCTGGATCACAATAATTCTTACGTCTAACATCGTAAAAACGGCTAGAATTAAGATAGCAATCAAGAACAGCTGTAGTACAGTGATGGGCTGTATAATAATTGCATTAACACTAACATGCATTTAATTGAAGTTACTTCTGAATCAAAGAATTGTGCGACTTATATCACTTATTCGACTTCATTTCATAGTAGGGATTATCAACAAAACCTCATGAATTCCAGCCAAATATGGTTGATAAGACATCCtaaaacacattcaaatgTAATCATTCCTAACATTCCTATCCTTACTATAAACGTTTCTAATACGTTGGTAGATTTGTTGGTGAAGGTTTTTGGTGAGTAAAAGCTTTGCAAGTACAAGCGTTTGTCAAACCAACCGAGTATGTTCTTCCAATTATCCAATCTTCCGCCCTCCCTCCCTATTCCATCTCGCCTTCCCATTTCCCCTGGCCATTCACCACTTCTAGAGTATAGCGCAGGTAGCTGCCAACCAACCGTATTTTCTCCGCTGGCCAATCAATTTGCTCATACGGCAAACAAAGGTGCAACCGCTGGAACGGCAGACGGCCAAAGAGTTTATGTACGGCTATCCAACCACACTAACCACTCTCGGTTATACCTTTCTTCCCAACTGGATATCGTTCGACAAAGTCGGTCTGATCGATCGGGTAAGTGAAGAGATCGCAAAATGTGAAGGTTACGGGAGTGATTGCTTACTCTTCCTGCTTACGTTCCGCTACTCCAGATGTATGATTTCGACGATGATTTTGAAACATTCTTCACCGGGGAAACGTCAGCAAGCATGTCCGGACTGTACGACACCTATCTCGGTTCACCGGACCTAGCCCAATGGAATGGAACCCACTGTAGCAACATTCGCAACGCTTCCGATGGTACGAAATTCAAGAGCTTCATCGAACCCAACGATCAGCTGCTGTTTTTCCGCAAAAGCATGTGCCGGGCCCAGATCCTGGTGAGTGGAAACGTGTACGCACCGCGTGCAGCACCAGCCCTAACGTTGTGTTTCCCATTTCATTTGCAGATTCAAAACGGTACCGACCATGAGGTGGATGGTCTAAAGGCAACCAAGTTCGTCTTTGAAGAGAACGCACTCGACAATGGGGAATTTGATCCGCGCAACAAGTGCTACTGTCGGAAAGGTAAAGTCCTAGAGAGCGTGGTTTAGGAGTGCGTAAGCAGCGCAAGAGCTTGATCATGCCCTATTCTCCAATCTCTACAGGCACCTGTCTACCGCGTGGACTGGTCGATGTAACTAGCTGCTACTACGGGTTCCCGATCGCTCTCAGCTATCCTCACTTTCTGGACGCCGATCCGAAGGTTTTGGCACATGTCAATGGTTCCCGGCCGGATCCAAAACTTCACCGGAGCCACTTCATGATCAATCCTGTAAGAAACGAATGTAGCATGAATGTTGTGTAGtatgtctttttgttttgttttcaaaaccacTCACCGTTGTTTATCGCTTTGCCCACAGGTATCTGGACTTCCGCTAGAGCTTTCGGTCAAGTTCCAAATCAACATGGCGCTGGACGATCTGAGCAATATGGCACACTGTGAGAAGTTCTCCAACCTCGTCGTACCGACGCTCTGGTTCGAAATTGTAAGTGGTAGTTGTATTTCCCGCAGCACAGCATCCAAGCCGCAAACCGAGCGCATACGCAATGCTTCCGGGTGGCGCATGCATGCTCCAGTCATTACAACGCCATATCATATCTAACCACTGACCGGCCTCGCGGTCATTCATCTCGTTCCATCGATGCCGGCTTAAAATGGAGAATGTAAATCTTGACTGGTCAAAAAGCAcaaaccacacacgcacacgcacagaaGACATCTTCAGCCGGTGCGCACCTAACCAGTGCCATTAACCGCCCGCTCTTCTTGGCTTTTGCGAAGAGCATTCTCATAACTTACTCATGGCTTACCATGCTTCATTGATCCTTCACATTTGCATGCGTGCGCAACTTCCTCCTCATCAGCGATCAACCGATgtgtctctcgctctctcagCAAATGTCGTATCGTAACGGAATTTGGGGAGTTAAACACCCCGCTAGTCGCCCACCAAACAGTGACGtcattaaaattatgatttcgttttcctgttctttttgccttctttttctACTTTCATGCACCTAACGCAGACGATGCCAGGACTGCCGAAAACGCTACTATCCCGCTTTATCTTCTACCTGAAGATCCTGCCGTTCGGCGATCAGGTGGTCAAGCACAGTCTGCTTGCGTTCGGTGGCATACTGCTGCTCGTTGCCATCACGAAGGTGTCACTCACGCTCTCGTCCGCGTATTCCTCCGCGTACCGCATTTCCAACGAGCTGCGGGAAAGCTTATGGTAGTACATCGCACCACCACAGCAAAAAACATCACTTACcaccccaacacacacacacactcagcaGGCCAAAACTGAAGTGCTTTCTTCAGACAAGCATTGAAACTAGTACGTAACAGATTTGCAGCTAATTGTTTAAGTTTTGTAAGTAATTTAAGGTTTTACTGTTAATAAACTGGCTAAAGAGAAACACAATACGATCTTGCTACCGCTAGCAAACGCCAGATGGCGCTGCATTCGTTCGGACGCGCATTCATTTGCTCAGAAACCGTGATCGCGGCATTGGCCGCGCGTGACGTGATAAGTTCCttttaaaatcgtttttctttattcataTACAAACTCAAAAACTTCTCTCTTACTAAAAAGGGGACGATGGTCAAGGGTTTGTGGCATGGGAAGTAAAACTTATTCAAGGTAATTATATGCCTGCAATGCTCTCACTCGAATCATCCACGCGCCGATGACCGACTGCTGTTCGGTGCGTACAGATGTACAATACaatcaaaaaataaatcattactATTTTCGATGCCCTAGTTGGGTGAGCTGCTGATGCACTCTGCAGTTTATGGATGATGATATAATGATAACTTAGCTGCACTAAAACACACTAGTTCGCTCCGTTAAAGCAAAGGCGTCCTTCAAAACACAATGTAACATTCCAGATGAAActaaaacgaaaggaaaacaaagaattaACGGCGTTAAAAACAGTCAACTACTGTTTCTTTATGAGGGTGTTTAAATATACTCTTTAGATCCAGCATCGTCATCTTTTACTTCAATTCACTTATCAGGCGCTATAATAACTTTAAGGTTTAGGTCTGCCTGCGGGAGTTCTcgaaaccgctcacggtcgagacAAGTCGGCAGTCAATCCATAATCCCGGGCTTTCTGGTGAACGCATTTACGCCATTATTCTATCTCAATTTGGGTCTACAAGAAGAAGCGCTCTATCAATGCGGACGACCGAAAAGGACTTTAcaggctgggtcgtccggtttcattttcatgccgtgaccagcccaccggagcctacCGACAGTAACTTCACCGTACATCTCGTAGAaatcgtcattgtagcggctcctatACATATATATTATACTTTGAACATCTCCCTCCTAGCGTATcttcgaacgcggctaagagagtgtcgtcagttttggactaattccatgtctcagaggacATGACCTCGTATGTGAGTAATGGcttccagcttcgttcgtcgcgacagatGTTTTGGGTAGATAAGTTTTCTCATCATCAATCATTTATCTTAACTttacataaacattttcttctcattaCAATAATTTCGTCCGTTGGAGATCTTTAGGCAGATCTTTTTGCAAAGTATTTCGGGGATGTATCTTCGAAGATTTCTTCAATATCCCAATTAGTTAATATAAGAAAGCTATAAAAACGTTTGCTATCAACCTGAACAGCATGAAGAATCTAGTTATCTGTCTTTAAAAAACTGAACATCGAAGTCCGCACGATGGAAAACGTTCTTCAGCATAGAAAGCAACTGCAATTCTGGCGATGCTCTTCTTATTTCCGCTGTAAAATGAGCATAACTTACCTACAAGTGTAAAGTTTCAGCGCTGTGCTTTGCATGtttggttatttattttcttcccttaTCGGGTGCATCCCGATCTAGATCGTCTTCCAGGTGCTTCTTGTAGCCCCTCGGTGGCTTGATCTAAAAGTTCAAAACAGATATCCAAATTAATCCTGATCACCAGAGTCCAACGTCCTTTCATCGCTGACAACGTACCGATACTTTAGTAAACGAACGATCAATGCCGTGTCGATTTCTTGCCACAATAAAGTAGGCACCCTCGTCCGCTACGACCGCTTCCTTGATCGAGAATCGAATGTAGTCGTTGTGCACTTCCTTGATCGTACGCGGTGAGTTGGTCAAATCTTTCGTGCCCTTCATCCATTGAACTGTGgggtgttgaaaaaaaaaacgcaatacGATCCGTGAGCGATTGATCCAATTGTTTCCCCCGCCACGGTGTTCTGAACACCCAGCACTTACTCTTTGGTTTCGGGTCACCGATTATTTTGAAAGCCATCGAAAGCGAATCGCCCTGCCTGATCTTGATCTCCGGCTGCGGCCGGGACATGAAGATCGGCGGCTTCGCGCCCTTGATCGCGTTCGGATTGATGATGTCCACGTGCGAGGAGGATTCCGCCTTGCCGAACGCGTTCGTCGCACGGCACACGTACCGGCCGGACGCATCCATCGTGGCAGCCGTAATGCACAGGGCGAAGATGCCGGTACCGTCACTGTACGTGCGTACCTTCGGCGGTTTGCCGGTCACCGGATAGCGGTCGCGGAACCACTGCACCTCACAGTTACCCTGTACCTCCACCACCAGACAGATGTTACCGCCGGACGGGATGGAATAGTCGGCCAGTCCCTGGTAGAAGTGCGGTAGGTTCGGATTCCGGTGGTACACACTGTGCGTGCGCTCCATCAGCACCTTCTCCTTGCTCACGAACTGCACGTTGTGGCTGATCGCGTCACTGCAGCCGCCACTTTCCGCCTCGCACGTGTACGTGCCGGAATCATCCTCGCCCGGGCTCGTCACGATCAGCTTGCACGTGCCGTCCGCATGATCGTACTGTTCGTACTTGTCGCCCGGGATAATGTACTCGCCGTCCTTGATCCAGGCAATGTTCGGTCGCGGCGTACCGCGGACCCGGCACTCCAGTACGATCTCGTCCGAGTGTAGCGAGTAGGTTTCTAGCAGGGTGGCAATAGGGGAAAGGGAAATTTACGCACGCAAAACGCGGATTAGCAAAGGTGTGGGCCCATTTTCCGGTTGGCCCCTCGTGCCCCTCGACACCTTCTAGTTCTTGCCGTAGTCATGTAgagcacacatacatacaaacacactaaACGTTCGACGAAGAAAACAGGCACATTAAATGGTTCGAACAGATAAGAGGTTGACAGTtaccaacacaacacacacatagacaTTCGATGGGAGTGGAAGGGGGGATGTGAGCGCAATGGCACTGGACAACATTGGGGGACACAGAACTACAGACTAAATCTTCTAAACACTATGCTATCGCCCAGCGATCCTCAGTAACGTCTCGTCAGCGTGTGGCGATCGGGTCTCGTTTGCTTTGTAGACGACAACCGGATGTGGTCCAGCACCAGAATGCAGCAGTTGGTAACGTCTTCACCGCAATCGTTTCGCACCACGCACTTGTACATGCCCGCCTCCTGGTGCGTGATGTCGTAGATCTCCAGTATGCTCATGCCCTGGTGGCGCGAGATGCGATACTTTGCACCGTTGCTAATTTTCGTGTAGTTGTGCACCCATTCGATCTCACAGTTGATGCCCCAGAACGAGCAGACCAGGATCAGGTTCGAGCCGCGCTTGACTAGCCGGTCTCGCAGCACGGTTTGTACGATCGGTTGGTACATGTCGAGCGAGGTGAAACTTTCGACGCGCTGCGTAGTGGCGAACGTGTCCATCCGATAATGGTACGGGTAGGTTTGTGACCGCTTGCTGCCCGTTCGATCCGATTCGGACATGTGCACGTCGGAGGCGGATAGCTGCATCTGTGAGGTACGTTCAGAAGTTCGCAAAGATTTGGACTCTTCGCGGGATGATGAAGATTCAGCTGCGCTGGTAGTAGCTGTTGGAAAGATGAAGAATTGAGATTAGTATTTAAAAATTCCGCCATAATTAATCTTCATTAGTTTGATGATCTGGATCTGGTGGTGTATTTCGTAACGGAGCCTGTCTCCACACAgcaggaccggttcaaaatctcattcggaccaatcccccgtaatATCTACTATCCAGGTTCGGGTAAAgtaagtcaaagaaagtcagGAATGAGAGGcatctagacctcttgaggtcgGTTGTGcagacaaaaaagaagatgaaTGATCTATTAATGATCAGTATCGGAAAGACTTCCTCaagaattaaacaaatttcattCCAGCCAAAACCCCTTTCTGCAGTTGTCGGTCTTCATAATGTCTAGTGGATGACtatgagaaataaaaaaaaaccctccattGTACAACTGTCCCTTATTTGTGTAACGTTTTCATTTACCGGATTACATCACAGTCCAGAACCCCTTTCAGTTTCATTCAAGCTTCCGTACAATGTTTGCATGTTTACACTTATTCGTACGGAACCTCTCCAACCTTATTCCCTCCCTTTTTTGGTGCCGTTGCTAGGcttatttgcaaaacagttACGGTTCTTACCTTGCCCAACACTACCGCCCCTGCCGGTCGAATGTTTGCCGCTGCTGGTATCATCGTCCACCTCGCAAACCACCGCCGGACTGGTTCGCTTGATGCGCGCCCAGTCCCGCGTTCGCCACTCCGTCCGCTCCACCGACAAATTCTGGCCCTGTTCCGGAACGTTCGGTGAGATGCGCACATCTCGTGCCGTTCTATCGTGGCGCGTTCCGGTCGACAACCGCTCATGATAGTAGCTGCGTCTCTGTCGCTGGTTCGCGAAGTCTGAAGTGCTGGTTGCATCACGACCCGCCGACTCGCCGTGATGGCTCGAGTGGCCAAGCCCCTGGCCCGTACCGTAGTAGTACGTGCTGTGGTAGGTGCTCGACGCACGCAATGGCCGACGGTGCTCGAAGGCCGTGTGCCTGCTATCGCGGCTGTACGCATGCTGATCGGTGCCGGTATATTGATGTCTTCGGTAGTAGTCTTTGACTTTGGTGTGATCGTAACCGACACTGGTCGATGATCGTGTGGAAGCACGTTGGTGGGTGGCGGTGTATGCACTGACAGCGCTGTTAGTAGCACACGGTCTGTCTGTGTAGTgatttgtactagcctgctggtACTCTGAGAATTCAAAACATTCGAAATACGGTAAGTATTTAACACATGCAAACATCTAAAGGTTATCCAGCCTGACTTGGGCCGATGGTTTTGGTGGTTATCGAATAGTTTCTCACTGGTTATTCTGTGCGGCAGAAATGGAATGCCCTCTTCCTGCAAAGTATCATTCGTTTCTCGCTGTACCGAGCACGGCCCGTTGCGAACCGACTAGTAGTGACAGTTGACAGATATTGACATACGGATTAGAATAAACGTTTAGTAGCGGAATTGTGCAACCATAGTAAGCAAAGGTATAGTATCAATGGACAAACAGCTCAAGCGGCC
This region of Anopheles marshallii chromosome 2, idAnoMarsDA_429_01, whole genome shotgun sequence genomic DNA includes:
- the LOC128719162 gene encoding scavenger receptor class B member 1: MRDFVSLFGSQYQTIFGGGPSCAGGNGSSLGGSSGDCCSSSAGSSGTPLRRRSVSLGPFRRRIRSEFSLLDYFFHQPKHGRHTRYPNRTFMLMAAGFMFIICGALVHILDPYLLIFKWKLIFQEGSEIFNLWRTPPVDLYIKIYLFNVTNAEDFMAGRAEKMQIEEVGPYVYRELMSHDNITFNENGTLSTRPHHPLIFQKGLSGNLREDDVFMMPNIALLSIAQVAANQPYFLRWPINLLIRQTKVQPLERQTAKEFMYGYPTTLTTLGYTFLPNWISFDKVGLIDRMYDFDDDFETFFTGETSASMSGLYDTYLGSPDLAQWNGTHCSNIRNASDGTKFKSFIEPNDQLLFFRKSMCRAQILIQNGTDHEVDGLKATKFVFEENALDNGEFDPRNKCYCRKGTCLPRGLVDVTSCYYGFPIALSYPHFLDADPKVLAHVNGSRPDPKLHRSHFMINPVSGLPLELSVKFQINMALDDLSNMAHCEKFSNLVVPTLWFEITMPGLPKTLLSRFIFYLKILPFGDQVVKHSLLAFGGILLLVAITKVSLTLSSAYSSAYRISNELRESLW